In Paludibaculum fermentans, the genomic stretch CGATGATTGCGAGCGCGACCTATGGGCCGTTCGGGCATCTGGCGGATTATATGAAGCTCGGGTATGTGCCGACGGATCGGGATGCGGAGGGCGCGTCGCAGACGATGGAGTATGCGTTTGACGACTGGACGCTGGCGCGGATGGCAAGAGCGATGGGGCGGGCGGAGGTGGCCGCGCAGTTCGAGAAGAGGGCCAACAACTGGCGGAATATCTTCGATAACCGGCTGGGGTTTGTGCGGCCCAGGAAGGCCGATGGGACGTTCGCGGAGCCGTTCGATCCGGCGCTGGCGGGCAAGGATAGCGGGTTCACTGAGGGCAATGCCTGGCAGTACTCGTGGTATCAACCGCAGGACGAGGCGGGCCTGATCCGGCTGCTGGGCGGCGATGACAAGCTGGTGGCCAAACTGGATGCGATGTTCGATGCGAAGGTGGACCCGAAGCAGTACGCGCATGTCGAGGACATTTCGGGGATGATCGGGCAGTACATTCACGGGAATGAGCCGAGCCACCACCTAGCGTATCTATACAACTATGCCGGACAGCCCTGGCGCACGCAGGAGCGGTTGAAGCAGATTGTGGAGAGCCAGTATAAGCCGTCTCCGGAGGGTCTGGTGGGGAACGATGATCTGGGGCAGATGTCGGCTTGGCTAGTGTTTACTGCGTTGGGGTTTTATCCGGTGGCTCCCGGGTCGAATGAGTATGTTCTCGGGCGGCCTTTTGTGGAAGAGGCGAGTCTGCGGCTGCCGAACGGGAAGGTGTTCCGGGTGACGGCGGAGGGGCTTAGCGAGGGTAACCGGTATGCCGGGCAGGTGCTGTTGAATGGGAAGCCGCTGGTTCGGGCGTTTCTGCGGCATGAGGAGATTCTGGCTGGGGGTGAGCTGAAGTTTGTGATGAGTGCGCAGCCGAATAAGACTTGGGGGACGGGGGAGCGGCCGTTTTCGATGTCGACGCAGGGGCGGTGACGGGGGGGGCCAGGGGGACGGGCTTGGCGGGATTCCATTGGATGGCAGAAGAAGAAGGCCGGCACGATTGCCGGCCCGCAAGCCTGGAGGCATACCCCACGAAAGACCTGGGGCTGGATAGTTTCCTGGTTTTTTTGGGGGGTGGTGGGTCTGGCGGATTGCTTTGAAGAGGCTTGGGGATTTGCGGCGCCGGTGGGTTGATTGGAGCCTTTCTGGGGGTCATCCGCTCACTCACGTTCGCGGCTCCGTTTGAGGTTCGTTGCGGCGGCCTTCGGTTTGATGGGGTGGGCTTCGCCGGGCTCAGCCTTCCCAGGACGATTATTCGCTTCGGAGTACTGTGGCCGGGTCGACTCGCATGGCGCGCCTTGCGGGGGCCAGGCTGGCGGTTAGGGCTACCGCGAAGAGGAGCAGCGCGACGGCCAGGTAGACTCGCGGGTCCTGCGGCTCCAGGCCGTCGCTGGCGGCTCTTAGTAGCGGCGTGACTGCGTAGGCGGCGGGCAGGCCCACTAGCAGGCCGATGCCCGCCTGGCGGGCTCCGCCCTGGAGGACCATGCGGAAGACGGAGCGGTGGGTCGCTCCCAGGGCGAGGCGGATGCCTATTTCCCGGATGCGGCGGGCGGCCGTGTAGGCCATGACGCCGTAGGTTCCGACCGCGGCGAGGATGAGGGCGATGATCGCGAGTCCGAATAGGACCTTGGTGGTGGCGCGCTGGCCGGAGGTGCGGGTGAGTAAGAGTTGCTCCATGGTCTGGAGGCGGAAGAGCGGCTGCTCGCGGTCGAGCTGCCAGACGGCGGCGCGCATGGAGCCGGCCGCGGACTGACCGGCCTGGCGGCTGCGGGCGACGAGGGTCATGATGCGCTCGGCGGCCTGGGCGTGGGGGCGGTAGATTTCGGGGCGCGGCGGATCGTCGATTCCTTCGTGGCGGACGTCGCGGGCCAAGCCGATGACGGTGAGCCAGGGCTCGTTGTCGTGAGCGATGCGGAGGCGGCGGCCCAACGGGTTGGGATCGCCGGGCCAGTAGCGCCGGGCAAAGGTCTCGTTCACGATGACGACCCGCCTGGCGGATGAATCGTCCTGGGGGGAGAAGTCGCGGCCGGAGAGGAGGGGGATCTTCAAGGTGCGAAAGTAGCCGGGGCTCACGATCATGCTGCCGGCGGCCTGGTCGCGATCTTGCTCGCGGGTACCTTCCACCTTCACGGAGAGATAGCTGTTGTCACCGGTGAGGGGCAGGGTCTGGACGAGGGCGGCGGACTCCACCTGGGCGTCGCGGCGGAGGTTCTGGAGGGCGCGGTCGTAGAAGTCGACGACCTGCGGGCCGGTGGCATAGCGGGTCTGAGGGAGCAGGATGTAGGCGACGGTGAGGTTTCGCGTGTCGAAGCCGGGCGTGAGCGACTGTTGGCGAATGAGACTGCGGATCATCATGGTGCTGGCGGTGACGAGGACCAGGGCCAGTGCCATTTCGGCGACGACGAGGCTATTGAGGACGATGTGGCGGCCGGAGGAGGAGCCGCGGCCCGCGTCCTGGAGCGAGCCCGCCAGATTACCGCGCGTGAGGAGCAGGGCGGGCAGGAAGCCGAAGACGACGGCGCAGCCGACGGAGAGAGTGAGGCCGAAGGCGAGGGCGGAGAGGTCGACATGGGCGAGTTCGAAGATCTGCATTTCGGGCGGGGCGATGCGCTTGAGGAGGGGGACGGTGCAGTAGGAGGTGAGGACGCCGACGGCTCCGGCCAGGAGGGAGACGAGGAGGCTCTCGACGAGTTGGAGACGCACCAGTGTGCCGCGGCTGGCACCGAGGGCGGCGCGCAGGGCGAGTTCGCGGTGGCGCTGGGTGCCTCGGGCGAGTTGAAGGCTGGCGACATTGGCGCAGGCGATGAGGAGGACGAAACCAACGGCGCCGAACATAGCTCCGGCGGATGCACGGGCGGCCTTGGGGATGACACGATCAGAGAGAGGGCGGACGGAGCCGCGCCACTGCTCGCCGTTCTGCGGGTCCTCTTTGGCGATGCGTTCGGAGATGGCGCGGACCTGGGCGTCGGCCTGGGCGGGGGAGACTCCGGGATGGAGGCGGGCGATGGCGTTCAGGCCGCGCGCGCCGCGGGTGCGCTGGGCTGGCTCGAGGGCAAGGGGCAGCCAGAGGTCGGACTGGCGGTAGAGGAAGTGGAAGGTGGCTGGCATGACGCCGATGACGGTGTAGTTGCGGCCGTTGAGGCGGAGGTCGCGGCCGAGGACATCCGACGCGCCCCGGAAGAGGCCTTGCCAGAGGGCATAGGAGATGACAGCGACGCGGGCTTCGGTCGTCGGCCCCTCGGAGGGAGTGAAGGCGCGGCCCATGGCGGGCGCGACGCCGAGGGTCGGGAAGAAGTCAGGAGTCACCTGCATGGCGGGCAGGTGCTGGGGTTCGCCCTCGCCGCTGTAGGCGACGGGCCGCGAGGTGTAGGCGGCCAGGGAGGCGATGCCGGCGGCGGCGCGCCAGTCGGCGATGTCCTGCAGGCTGACGGAGGCCTGGCGGAAACCGCGGGCGGCGTTGGTCTGGGGGACTCCGGCGAGTTCGGACACATGGGGATAGGGCAGCGGCACGGAGATCATCAGGCCGACGACGGAGAAGATGGCGACGTTGGCGCCCACGCCGAGCGAGAGGGCGAGGATCGCCACGAGAGCCCAAACGCGATTGCGCGCCAGCATCCTGGCGGCGAGATGGAAGTCCTGCAGGAGCGCCATGTATTCAGGTACGAAGGTCCGTTGTGGAAGGTTCCGTCGGGTGGAGTGGCGTCGGGCAGGCTGCCGGGGTTTGTCAGAG encodes the following:
- a CDS encoding ABC transporter permease; translation: MALLQDFHLAARMLARNRVWALVAILALSLGVGANVAIFSVVGLMISVPLPYPHVSELAGVPQTNAARGFRQASVSLQDIADWRAAAGIASLAAYTSRPVAYSGEGEPQHLPAMQVTPDFFPTLGVAPAMGRAFTPSEGPTTEARVAVISYALWQGLFRGASDVLGRDLRLNGRNYTVIGVMPATFHFLYRQSDLWLPLALEPAQRTRGARGLNAIARLHPGVSPAQADAQVRAISERIAKEDPQNGEQWRGSVRPLSDRVIPKAARASAGAMFGAVGFVLLIACANVASLQLARGTQRHRELALRAALGASRGTLVRLQLVESLLVSLLAGAVGVLTSYCTVPLLKRIAPPEMQIFELAHVDLSALAFGLTLSVGCAVVFGFLPALLLTRGNLAGSLQDAGRGSSSGRHIVLNSLVVAEMALALVLVTASTMMIRSLIRQQSLTPGFDTRNLTVAYILLPQTRYATGPQVVDFYDRALQNLRRDAQVESAALVQTLPLTGDNSYLSVKVEGTREQDRDQAAGSMIVSPGYFRTLKIPLLSGRDFSPQDDSSARRVVIVNETFARRYWPGDPNPLGRRLRIAHDNEPWLTVIGLARDVRHEGIDDPPRPEIYRPHAQAAERIMTLVARSRQAGQSAAGSMRAAVWQLDREQPLFRLQTMEQLLLTRTSGQRATTKVLFGLAIIALILAAVGTYGVMAYTAARRIREIGIRLALGATHRSVFRMVLQGGARQAGIGLLVGLPAAYAVTPLLRAASDGLEPQDPRVYLAVALLLFAVALTASLAPARRAMRVDPATVLRSE